One window from the genome of Paracoccus marcusii encodes:
- a CDS encoding acyl-homoserine-lactone synthase: protein MQTTTLSFSNLHNHGELFANLFRARKQSFIIQKNWDLPESEDMEFDQYDTPQSRWIAIHDRTEVLAGIRLTPTTARCGIYSYMIRDAQEGILGGSIPQDLLFEKAPVDPHVWECSRVFVSHSIPQMYRRKVHFKMVEAMTGSARDMGATKLIALTGSNWPRWYGRCGLSAVALGRPLFIDDGEFQCVAIDLATKMH, encoded by the coding sequence ATGCAGACGACAACACTTTCTTTTTCAAATCTTCACAACCACGGCGAATTGTTTGCCAACCTGTTTCGCGCCCGCAAGCAGAGCTTCATTATCCAGAAGAACTGGGATTTGCCCGAATCCGAGGATATGGAGTTCGACCAGTACGACACCCCGCAAAGCCGCTGGATCGCCATCCATGACCGGACCGAGGTTCTGGCCGGAATCCGCCTGACCCCGACGACCGCGCGCTGCGGCATCTATTCCTACATGATCCGCGACGCGCAGGAGGGGATCCTGGGCGGCAGCATTCCCCAGGACCTGCTGTTCGAGAAGGCGCCCGTCGACCCGCATGTGTGGGAATGCTCGCGCGTGTTCGTCAGCCACTCCATCCCGCAGATGTACCGGCGCAAGGTGCACTTCAAGATGGTCGAGGCGATGACCGGATCGGCCCGTGACATGGGCGCGACCAAGCTGATCGCGCTGACCGGGTCGAACTGGCCGCGCTGGTACGGTCGCTGCGGCCTGTCCGCCGTCGCCCTGGGGCGTCCGCTGTTCATCGACGACGGCGAGTTCCAGTGCGTGGCGATCGACCTGGCCACCAAGATGCACTGA
- a CDS encoding helix-turn-helix transcriptional regulator, whose amino-acid sequence MSSRADINADLRKLGKHALSGYFVGLHIRFAAPLMQFQTYDEKWSEFYSQNGYALRDPTIAWGFSTTGACRWSALPIPDPFNILKDAADHGLIFGLTVSHGPIASRTIASFARADRELSDAEIEEISTTVRRLHDMTEPPASLTKAQKEALRCIAEGDRHAAAAAKLGITESAFKARLISVRERLKARTTAEALQRAKEYRLL is encoded by the coding sequence ATGTCATCTCGTGCAGACATAAATGCAGATCTCCGAAAGCTGGGCAAGCATGCCCTGTCCGGCTATTTCGTGGGGCTGCATATCCGTTTCGCTGCACCGCTGATGCAGTTTCAGACCTATGACGAAAAATGGTCGGAATTCTATTCCCAGAACGGCTATGCCCTGCGCGATCCGACAATCGCCTGGGGGTTCTCGACGACCGGCGCCTGCCGGTGGTCCGCGCTGCCGATCCCAGACCCGTTCAACATCCTCAAGGATGCCGCCGATCACGGGCTGATCTTCGGTCTGACCGTGTCCCACGGTCCGATCGCATCGCGCACCATCGCGTCCTTCGCGCGCGCTGATCGCGAACTTTCCGATGCCGAGATCGAGGAGATCTCGACCACGGTACGGCGGCTTCACGACATGACCGAGCCGCCTGCGAGCCTGACAAAGGCTCAGAAAGAAGCCCTTCGATGCATTGCGGAGGGGGATCGTCATGCAGCAGCGGCTGCCAAGCTTGGCATTACCGAAAGCGCGTTCAAGGCAAGGTTGATTTCTGTCCGGGAACGCCTGAAGGCGCGGACGACCGCCGAGGCGCTGCAGAGGGCCAAGGAATACCGTTTGCTGTAG
- a CDS encoding DNA-directed RNA polymerase subunit alpha, which yields MIHKNWAELIKPTQLVVKPGADATRTATLVAEPLERGFGLTLGNALRRVLMSSLQGGAITAVQIDNVLHEFSSVAGVREDVTDIVLNLKGVTLKMDVEGPKRLTLSAKGPGEVKASDIQETAGITVLNRDHVICHLDDGAELNMELTVQTGKGYVAADKNRPEDAPIGLIPIDAIFSPVKRVSYEVQPTREGQVLDYDKLTMKIETDGSLTPEDAVAYAARIVQDQLSVFVNFDEPEAANRQDSDDGLEFDPRLLKKVDELELSVRSANCLKNDNIVYIGDLIQKTEAEMLRTPNFGRKSLNEIKEVLSGMGLHLGMDVVDWPPENIEDLAKRFDDQF from the coding sequence ATGATCCACAAGAACTGGGCCGAACTGATCAAGCCGACTCAGCTGGTCGTCAAGCCGGGCGCCGACGCGACCCGCACGGCCACCCTGGTCGCCGAGCCGCTGGAGCGGGGCTTCGGCCTGACGCTTGGCAACGCGCTACGCCGGGTGCTGATGTCGTCACTGCAGGGCGGTGCCATCACGGCCGTGCAGATCGACAACGTCCTGCACGAGTTCAGCAGCGTCGCCGGCGTCCGCGAGGACGTGACCGACATCGTGCTGAACCTGAAGGGCGTCACGCTGAAGATGGACGTCGAGGGCCCCAAGCGCCTGACGCTGTCCGCCAAGGGTCCGGGCGAGGTTAAGGCCAGCGACATCCAGGAAACGGCCGGCATCACGGTTCTGAACCGTGACCACGTCATCTGCCATCTGGATGACGGCGCCGAGTTGAACATGGAACTGACCGTGCAGACGGGCAAGGGCTATGTCGCTGCCGACAAGAACCGTCCCGAGGATGCTCCCATCGGCCTGATCCCGATCGACGCGATCTTTTCTCCGGTCAAGCGCGTCAGCTATGAGGTGCAGCCCACCCGTGAGGGCCAGGTGCTGGACTATGACAAGCTGACCATGAAGATCGAGACCGACGGGTCGCTGACGCCGGAAGACGCCGTGGCCTATGCCGCGCGCATCGTTCAGGATCAGCTGTCCGTGTTCGTCAACTTCGACGAGCCGGAAGCCGCGAACCGCCAGGACAGCGACGATGGCCTGGAATTTGATCCGCGCCTGCTGAAGAAGGTCGACGAGCTTGAGCTGTCGGTCCGCTCGGCGAACTGCCTGAAGAACGACAACATTGTCTATATCGGCGACCTGATCCAGAAGACCGAGGCAGAGATGCTGCGGACCCCGAACTTCGGCCGCAAGTCCTTGAACGAGATCAAGGAAGTGCTGTCGGGCATGGGCCTGCATCTGGGCATGGACGTGGTCGACTGGCCGCCGGAAAACATCGAGGACCTGGCCAAGCGTTTCGACGACCAGTTCTGA
- a CDS encoding replication-associated recombination protein A: MADLFDTAPQADPPSGTGARPLADRIRPARLSEVIGQAKVLGPDGPLGSMLASGSLSSLILWGPPGVGKTTIARLLADETDLAFVQISAIFTGVPDLRKVFDAARLRRSQGRATLLFVDEIHRFNKAQQDSFLPHMEDGTILLVGATTENPSFELNAAVMSRAQVVVLERLTLADLELLAQRAERELGRKLPLTAQARDTLLEMADGDGRAALNLIEQVAAWKVEGKVDPDALAKRLNKRAPKYDKSGEEHFNLISALHKSVRGSDPDAALYWLARMLEGGEDPRYLARRITRMAIEDIGLADPAAARHCLDAWALYERLGSPEGELALGQAVIYLALAPKSNAGYAAYKNARAEARRTGSLMPPAHILNAPTKMMKEQGYGAGYAYDHDAEDGFSGQNYFPDGLKRPVLYTPVERGFERELKRRLDWFVSQRLKRGG; encoded by the coding sequence ATGGCAGATCTGTTCGATACCGCACCGCAGGCAGACCCCCCGTCCGGGACGGGGGCAAGGCCGCTGGCCGACCGCATCCGACCCGCCCGCCTGTCCGAGGTCATCGGTCAGGCGAAGGTGCTGGGCCCCGACGGGCCGCTTGGCAGCATGCTGGCATCGGGCAGCCTGTCGTCGCTGATCCTGTGGGGCCCGCCGGGCGTCGGCAAGACGACCATCGCCCGCCTGCTGGCGGACGAGACCGATCTGGCATTCGTGCAGATCAGCGCCATCTTTACCGGCGTGCCCGACCTGCGGAAGGTCTTTGACGCTGCCCGCCTGCGGCGCAGCCAGGGTCGCGCCACGCTGCTGTTCGTCGACGAGATCCACCGGTTCAACAAGGCGCAGCAGGACAGCTTTCTGCCGCATATGGAGGACGGCACGATCCTTCTGGTCGGCGCCACGACGGAGAACCCGTCCTTCGAGCTGAACGCCGCGGTCATGTCGCGGGCCCAGGTCGTCGTGCTGGAGCGTCTGACGCTGGCGGATCTGGAGCTGCTGGCGCAACGCGCGGAACGCGAGCTGGGACGCAAGCTGCCCCTGACGGCGCAGGCGCGCGACACCCTGCTGGAGATGGCCGATGGCGACGGCCGTGCCGCGCTGAACCTGATCGAGCAGGTGGCCGCCTGGAAGGTCGAGGGCAAGGTCGATCCCGACGCCTTGGCGAAACGTCTGAACAAGCGTGCGCCCAAGTACGACAAGTCGGGCGAGGAGCATTTCAACCTGATCTCGGCCCTGCACAAGTCGGTGCGGGGCAGTGACCCGGACGCCGCGCTGTACTGGCTGGCGCGCATGCTGGAGGGGGGAGAGGACCCGCGCTATCTGGCGCGGCGTATCACGCGCATGGCGATCGAGGATATCGGCCTGGCCGATCCTGCGGCCGCCCGGCACTGCCTGGATGCCTGGGCGCTGTACGAGCGGCTTGGTTCGCCCGAGGGGGAACTGGCCCTTGGCCAGGCGGTCATCTATCTGGCGCTGGCGCCGAAATCGAATGCTGGATACGCGGCCTACAAGAACGCGCGGGCCGAGGCCCGGCGCACCGGCAGCCTGATGCCCCCCGCCCATATCCTGAACGCGCCCACCAAGATGATGAAGGAGCAGGGATACGGCGCGGGCTATGCCTATGACCACGACGCCGAGGACGGGTTCAGCGGCCAGAACTATTTCCCTGACGGGCTGAAGCGCCCGGTCCTCTACACGCCCGTCGAACGCGGGTTCGAACGCGAACTGAAACGCCGCCTGGACTGGTTCGTCAGCCAGCGGCTGAAGCGCGGCGGTTGA
- a CDS encoding adenylate kinase: MNIILLGPPGAGKGTQAGRLVADKGLVQLSTGDMLRAARSSGTEMGRRVAEVMDRGELVTDEIVIGLIREQLEKGGKGFIFDGFPRTLAQADALGRLLAESGMALDAVIELQVDDEALVGRIVKRAEESRAAGQPVRRDDTPEVFADRLREYYKKTAPLLGYYYAKGNLQTVDGMAPMEQVAAQIAAKLPA, encoded by the coding sequence ATCAACATCATCCTGTTGGGGCCGCCGGGTGCCGGCAAGGGAACCCAAGCCGGGCGCCTTGTGGCCGACAAGGGCCTTGTCCAGCTGTCCACCGGGGACATGCTGCGTGCCGCCCGGTCGTCGGGGACCGAAATGGGCCGCCGCGTCGCTGAGGTCATGGACCGGGGCGAACTGGTCACGGACGAGATCGTCATCGGCCTGATCCGCGAGCAGCTTGAGAAGGGCGGCAAGGGCTTCATCTTCGACGGCTTCCCCCGGACGTTGGCTCAGGCGGATGCCTTGGGGCGCCTTCTGGCCGAATCCGGCATGGCGCTGGATGCGGTGATCGAGCTGCAGGTCGATGACGAGGCCTTGGTCGGACGGATCGTCAAGCGCGCCGAGGAATCGCGCGCCGCTGGTCAGCCGGTGCGCCGCGACGACACCCCCGAGGTCTTTGCCGACCGCCTGCGCGAATACTACAAGAAGACCGCGCCGCTCTTGGGATACTACTACGCCAAGGGCAACCTGCAGACCGTCGACGGCATGGCACCGATGGAGCAGGTCGCCGCCCAGATCGCGGCAAAGCTGCCTGCTTGA
- the rpsK gene encoding 30S ribosomal protein S11, with protein sequence MARDKTRMKRKERKNIATGVAHVNSSFNNTKILISDVQGNAIAWSSAGTMGFKGSRKSTPYAAQMAAEDAGRKAQEHGVRTLDVEVQGPGSGRESALRALAAAGFNITAIRDVTPIAHNGCRPPKRRRV encoded by the coding sequence ATGGCACGTGACAAGACCCGCATGAAGCGCAAGGAACGCAAGAACATCGCCACCGGCGTTGCGCATGTGAACTCCAGCTTCAACAACACCAAGATCCTGATCTCGGACGTCCAGGGCAACGCCATCGCTTGGTCCTCGGCCGGCACGATGGGCTTCAAGGGTTCGCGCAAATCGACCCCTTACGCCGCCCAGATGGCTGCCGAAGATGCCGGCCGCAAGGCGCAGGAACACGGCGTCCGCACGCTGGACGTCGAAGTCCAGGGCCCCGGTTCGGGCCGCGAATCGGCTCTGCGCGCGCTGGCCGCTGCCGGCTTCAACATCACGGCCATCCGTGACGTGACGCCGATCGCGCATAACGGCTGCCGCCCGCCCAAGCGCCGTCGCGTCTGA
- the secY gene encoding preprotein translocase subunit SecY translates to MASAAEQMAANLSWGQLGKATELRQRIWFTIGVLIMYRIGTYIPVPGIDGAALRNFMEQASTGIGGMLSMFTGGALGRMGVFALGIMPYISASIIVQLLTSMVPSLEQLKKEGETGRKKINQYTRYGTVALALFQAYGLARSLEAGGLAHEPGLFFQASVVITLVGGTMFLMWLGEQITARGVGNGISLIIFVGILAEIPAALATFFQQGRTGAISTPVILFVIVMLVAIIAFVVFMERALRKIRIQYPRRQVGMKVYDGQTSHLPVKVNPAGVIPAIFASSLLLLPITISTFSGNETGPIMSVILAYFGPGQPLYLLFFAAMIVFFTYFYTQNVSFKTDDVAENLKNQGGFIPGIRPGKRTQDYLDYVVNRLLVIGSAYLALVCLMPEILRDQFSIPVYLGGTSVLIVVSVTMDTINQVQSHLLAHQYEGLIEKSQLRGKRKPGTAKPRRLPSRR, encoded by the coding sequence ATGGCGTCAGCCGCAGAACAGATGGCCGCGAACCTCTCCTGGGGGCAGCTCGGCAAGGCCACGGAACTTCGCCAGCGGATCTGGTTCACGATCGGCGTGCTGATCATGTACCGCATCGGCACCTATATTCCGGTGCCCGGCATCGACGGCGCGGCGCTGCGCAACTTCATGGAGCAGGCCTCGACGGGCATCGGCGGCATGCTGTCCATGTTCACCGGCGGCGCGCTTGGCCGGATGGGTGTCTTTGCCCTTGGCATCATGCCCTACATCTCGGCCTCGATCATCGTGCAGCTGCTGACCTCGATGGTCCCGTCGCTGGAGCAGCTGAAGAAGGAAGGCGAGACCGGCCGCAAGAAGATCAACCAGTACACCCGCTACGGCACCGTGGCGCTGGCGCTGTTCCAGGCATACGGCCTGGCACGCAGCCTGGAGGCCGGCGGCCTGGCGCATGAACCCGGCCTGTTCTTCCAGGCATCGGTGGTCATCACCCTGGTCGGCGGAACCATGTTCCTGATGTGGCTGGGCGAACAGATCACCGCACGCGGCGTCGGCAACGGCATCTCGCTGATCATCTTCGTGGGCATCCTGGCCGAAATCCCGGCCGCGCTGGCCACCTTCTTCCAGCAGGGCCGCACGGGCGCCATCTCGACCCCGGTGATCCTGTTCGTGATCGTGATGCTGGTGGCGATCATCGCCTTCGTCGTGTTCATGGAACGCGCGCTGCGCAAGATCCGCATCCAGTATCCCCGGCGCCAGGTCGGCATGAAGGTCTATGACGGTCAGACCAGCCACCTGCCGGTCAAGGTGAACCCCGCGGGCGTGATCCCGGCGATCTTCGCCAGCTCACTGCTGCTGCTGCCGATCACCATCTCGACCTTCTCGGGGAACGAGACCGGTCCGATCATGTCGGTGATCCTGGCCTATTTCGGGCCCGGCCAACCGCTGTACCTGCTGTTCTTCGCGGCGATGATCGTGTTCTTCACGTATTTCTACACGCAGAACGTCTCGTTCAAGACCGATGACGTGGCCGAGAATCTGAAGAACCAGGGCGGCTTCATTCCGGGCATCCGTCCGGGCAAGCGGACCCAGGACTATCTTGATTACGTGGTGAACCGCCTGCTGGTGATCGGCTCTGCCTATCTGGCACTGGTGTGTCTGATGCCCGAGATCCTGCGCGACCAGTTCTCGATCCCGGTCTATCTGGGCGGAACTTCGGTTCTGATCGTGGTGTCGGTGACGATGGACACGATCAACCAGGTTCAGAGCCACCTGCTGGCGCACCAGTACGAGGGGCTGATCGAAAAATCCCAGCTGCGCGGCAAGCGCAAGCCGGGTACCGCCAAGCCGCGCCGCCTGCCGTCGCGCCGCTGA
- a CDS encoding HAD-IA family hydrolase, translating to MRLVVFDVDGTLVDSQNHITHAMGFAFDQVGLTPLPKSQVLSIVGLSLPVAVAQLAPDVDADTQARIVAGYKESFMRARLDSAAPLYPGAMECLDRLADRDDLLLAVATGKSRRGLDAMIAAHGLQGRFLSLQTADGHPSKPHPSMLHAALAETGTEAGRAVMVGDTSFDMEMARAAGLAGFGVSWGYHPAHALQDAGAIRILDDFTGLTTAIEEWAA from the coding sequence ATGAGGCTGGTCGTCTTTGACGTCGACGGCACGCTGGTCGACAGCCAGAACCACATCACCCACGCGATGGGCTTTGCCTTCGACCAGGTCGGCCTGACGCCGCTGCCGAAATCGCAGGTCCTGTCCATCGTCGGGCTGTCGCTGCCCGTGGCGGTCGCCCAGCTGGCGCCCGACGTCGATGCGGACACGCAGGCGCGGATCGTGGCGGGCTACAAGGAAAGCTTCATGCGCGCGCGGCTGGACAGTGCCGCGCCGCTGTATCCGGGCGCGATGGAATGCCTTGACCGGCTGGCCGACCGCGACGACCTGCTGCTGGCGGTGGCGACGGGCAAGTCGCGCCGGGGCCTGGATGCGATGATCGCGGCGCACGGTCTGCAGGGGCGGTTCCTCAGCCTGCAGACGGCGGACGGGCATCCCTCCAAGCCGCATCCCTCGATGCTGCACGCGGCCCTGGCCGAGACGGGGACCGAGGCCGGGCGCGCCGTCATGGTCGGCGATACCAGCTTTGACATGGAGATGGCGCGGGCGGCCGGGCTGGCCGGTTTCGGCGTCAGCTGGGGCTATCACCCCGCGCATGCGCTGCAGGATGCCGGGGCGATCCGGATCCTGGACGATTTCACCGGACTGACAACGGCCATCGAGGAGTGGGCGGCATGA
- a CDS encoding RluA family pseudouridine synthase, giving the protein MSAVQTIIVGDDDAEMRLDRWLKKRFPQLSQVAIEKMCRKGELRIDGGRVKAAIRIAPGQEVRVPPLPEPGPAAERSERPLGPRVTDSDAEMIQAAVLWKDEHIIALNKPPGLPSQGGSGLGGRHVDGLTTALLFGFKERPKLVHRLDKDTSGVLLLARTDRMARALSEAFRSRTTRKIYWAAVAGVPHPRMGTIRYGLVKGGQGRGGDNEKMIAVHPRDIDATEGAKRATTDYAVLDALATRASWCALVPITGRTHQLRAHMAELGHPIVGDGKYGGSGQENLGDGWGAQLGGEISKKLHLHARSITFDHPITKKRITITAPLPDHMGRTWKSVGWHENDVPDDPFADDA; this is encoded by the coding sequence ATGAGTGCCGTGCAGACCATCATTGTCGGCGACGACGACGCAGAGATGCGGCTGGATCGCTGGCTGAAGAAACGCTTTCCGCAGCTGTCGCAAGTGGCCATCGAGAAGATGTGCCGCAAGGGAGAGCTGCGCATCGACGGGGGGCGCGTCAAGGCCGCCATCCGCATCGCGCCGGGCCAGGAGGTCCGCGTGCCGCCGCTGCCCGAACCCGGCCCCGCGGCCGAACGGTCCGAACGCCCGCTTGGGCCGCGCGTGACCGACAGCGATGCCGAGATGATCCAGGCCGCCGTCCTGTGGAAGGACGAGCATATCATCGCGCTGAACAAGCCGCCGGGTCTGCCCAGCCAAGGCGGCAGCGGGCTGGGCGGGCGTCACGTCGACGGCCTGACCACCGCGCTGCTGTTCGGGTTCAAGGAGCGTCCCAAGCTGGTGCACCGGCTGGACAAGGACACGTCGGGCGTCCTGCTGCTGGCGCGGACCGACCGCATGGCGCGGGCCCTGTCCGAGGCGTTCCGGTCGCGCACCACGCGCAAGATCTATTGGGCGGCGGTGGCGGGCGTGCCGCATCCGCGGATGGGCACGATCCGCTATGGCCTGGTCAAGGGCGGGCAGGGCCGGGGAGGCGACAACGAGAAGATGATCGCCGTCCACCCCCGCGACATCGACGCGACCGAGGGCGCGAAACGCGCCACAACCGATTACGCCGTACTGGACGCGCTGGCCACGCGGGCCAGCTGGTGCGCGCTGGTACCGATCACGGGCCGCACCCATCAGCTGCGCGCACATATGGCCGAACTGGGCCATCCCATCGTGGGCGACGGCAAGTACGGCGGATCGGGGCAAGAGAATCTGGGCGATGGCTGGGGTGCCCAGCTGGGCGGAGAGATCAGCAAGAAGCTGCACCTGCACGCGCGCTCGATCACCTTCGACCATCCGATCACCAAGAAACGCATCACCATCACCGCGCCCTTGCCCGACCATATGGGCAGGACCTGGAAATCCGTCGGCTGGCACGAGAACGACGTGCCCGACGATCCGTTTGCGGATGACGCATGA
- the crcB gene encoding fluoride efflux transporter CrcB, with product MNPFLQVAVGGALGATCRYAIYRVMPLAWSATLLVNVAGSFAMGLLAALLAHRLGNAWAPFLLTGVLGGFTTFSAFSLDVLTLWERGQGVMALAYVGLSVLLSLAAVMAGLALGRGIWA from the coding sequence ATGAACCCCTTTCTGCAAGTCGCCGTTGGCGGGGCCCTTGGGGCGACCTGCCGCTATGCCATCTATCGCGTCATGCCGCTGGCATGGTCGGCGACGCTGCTGGTCAACGTGGCGGGCAGCTTTGCGATGGGGCTGCTGGCCGCATTGCTGGCGCACAGGCTGGGCAATGCCTGGGCGCCGTTCCTGCTGACCGGCGTGCTGGGGGGATTCACGACGTTTTCGGCCTTTTCGCTGGATGTGCTGACGTTGTGGGAACGGGGTCAGGGCGTCATGGCGCTGGCCTATGTGGGGCTTTCGGTCCTGCTGTCGCTGGCGGCCGTGATGGCCGGACTGGCCTTGGGACGAGGGATTTGGGCATGA
- a CDS encoding ATP12 family chaperone protein, whose translation MSEWKARRFWTDADLRPADGGFEIMLDSRVLRTPGKHALVLPSEALARAVADEWLAQGEVIAPQTMPLTRAVNSAVEKVAPQFDAVAAMLANYGGTDLLSYRATDPQSLIDLQAREWDPLIDWSARHLDAPLRVTQGVIPIDQDQGALDRLHARVRAQDQWGLTALHDLVTIPGSLILGLAVIEGRIDGAEAHRLSRIDEDFQAERWGADEEAAEAAEGRRLSILSAERLWSLSRRG comes from the coding sequence ATGAGCGAATGGAAGGCGCGCAGGTTCTGGACCGATGCGGACCTGCGACCCGCGGATGGCGGGTTCGAGATCATGCTGGACAGCCGCGTCCTGCGGACGCCCGGCAAGCACGCGCTGGTCCTGCCGAGCGAGGCGCTGGCCCGCGCCGTGGCCGACGAATGGCTGGCCCAGGGCGAGGTGATCGCGCCGCAGACCATGCCGCTGACCCGCGCCGTGAACTCTGCCGTAGAGAAGGTGGCCCCGCAATTCGATGCGGTCGCGGCCATGCTTGCCAATTATGGCGGCACCGATCTGCTGTCCTATCGGGCAACCGATCCGCAATCGCTGATCGACCTGCAGGCGCGCGAATGGGATCCGCTGATCGACTGGTCCGCCCGGCATCTGGACGCGCCGCTGCGGGTCACGCAGGGGGTGATTCCCATCGATCAGGACCAGGGTGCGCTGGACCGCCTGCATGCGCGTGTACGCGCGCAGGACCAGTGGGGGCTGACCGCGCTGCACGATCTGGTGACGATTCCAGGATCGCTGATCCTGGGCTTGGCGGTGATCGAGGGTCGCATCGACGGAGCCGAGGCGCACCGCCTGTCCCGCATCGACGAGGATTTCCAGGCCGAACGATGGGGCGCGGACGAAGAGGCGGCCGAGGCAGCCGAGGGCCGGCGCCTGTCCATACTTTCGGCAGAACGGCTGTGGAGCCTGTCCCGCCGGGGTTGA
- the rpsM gene encoding 30S ribosomal protein S13 translates to MARIAGVNIPTGKRVPIALTYIHGIGDLYAAQICEATGIDTSRRINDLSDAEVLAIREYIDANLTVEGDLRREVQMNIKRMMDLGSYRGLRHRRGLPVRGQRTHTNARTRKGPAKPIAGKKK, encoded by the coding sequence GTGGCTCGTATTGCTGGCGTCAACATTCCGACGGGGAAACGCGTCCCCATCGCTCTGACCTATATCCACGGCATCGGCGACCTGTACGCCGCTCAGATCTGCGAAGCGACTGGCATCGACACGTCGCGCCGCATCAACGATCTGTCGGACGCAGAAGTCCTGGCCATCCGCGAATACATCGATGCCAACCTGACCGTCGAGGGCGACCTGCGCCGCGAAGTCCAGATGAACATCAAGCGCATGATGGACCTGGGCTCATATCGCGGTCTTCGCCACCGTCGCGGCCTTCCGGTCCGCGGTCAGCGCACGCATACCAATGCGCGCACCCGCAAGGGCCCGGCCAAGCCGATCGCCGGCAAGAAGAAATAA
- the rplO gene encoding 50S ribosomal protein L15 produces the protein MKLHEIRDNDGANRSKKRVARGPGSGKGKTAGRGIKGQKSRSGVALGGYEGGQMPLYRRLPKRGFSKPNAKSFAVVNLGQIQGFIDAGKIDGKAELTEDALVASGLVRRKLDGIRLLATGELKSGMTITVTGASKAAIDAVEKAGGKVNLPAAREAAAE, from the coding sequence ATGAAACTGCATGAAATCCGCGACAATGATGGCGCGAACCGCTCGAAGAAGCGCGTTGCGCGTGGTCCGGGCTCGGGCAAGGGCAAGACCGCCGGCCGGGGTATCAAGGGCCAGAAGTCGCGTTCGGGCGTCGCCCTGGGCGGATACGAAGGCGGCCAGATGCCGCTGTACCGCCGCCTGCCCAAGCGCGGCTTCAGCAAGCCGAACGCAAAGTCGTTCGCCGTCGTGAACCTGGGCCAGATCCAGGGCTTCATCGATGCGGGCAAGATCGACGGCAAGGCAGAGCTGACCGAAGACGCGCTGGTCGCATCGGGTCTGGTCCGCCGCAAGCTGGACGGCATCCGTCTGCTGGCCACGGGCGAGCTGAAGTCGGGCATGACCATCACCGTCACCGGTGCCTCGAAAGCCGCGATCGACGCGGTCGAGAAGGCGGGCGGCAAGGTCAACCTGCCGGCAGCGCGCGAAGCGGCGGCCGAATAA
- the rplQ gene encoding 50S ribosomal protein L17 — MRHARGYRRLNRTHEHRKALFANMSGSLIEHEQIKTTLPKAKELRPIVEKLITLAKRGDLHARRQANAQLKQDMHVAKLFDVLGERYKDRQGGYVRIMKAGFRYGDMAPMAIIELVDRDTSAKGAADRARLESEFTAED, encoded by the coding sequence ATGCGTCACGCCCGTGGCTATCGCCGCCTCAACCGTACCCACGAACACCGCAAGGCGCTGTTCGCCAACATGTCCGGCTCGCTGATCGAGCACGAGCAGATCAAGACCACCTTGCCGAAAGCCAAGGAACTGCGTCCGATCGTCGAGAAGCTGATCACGCTGGCCAAGCGTGGCGATCTGCACGCCCGCCGTCAGGCGAACGCCCAGCTGAAGCAGGACATGCATGTCGCCAAGCTGTTCGACGTTCTGGGTGAGCGTTACAAGGACCGCCAGGGTGGCTATGTCCGCATCATGAAGGCCGGCTTCCGCTATGGCGACATGGCGCCGATGGCGATCATCGAACTGGTCGACCGCGACACCAGCGCCAAGGGTGCCGCCGACCGTGCGCGCCTGGAATCGGAATTCACTGCCGAAGACTGA